The proteins below are encoded in one region of Telopea speciosissima isolate NSW1024214 ecotype Mountain lineage chromosome 10, Tspe_v1, whole genome shotgun sequence:
- the LOC122644248 gene encoding myb family transcription factor PHL5-like, translating to MNTQKIECQDPNNGCLNDYTFELSDCSYESFGSRQSWNMGVCSQSPSSAMGGGSLQPNHRTMNSGVTISSQFESTTSTFYTTEDSMGYPQYQYQVGKHPWCTQLHKNYDLAIPSLQSSEDPLSINSAKQDDIDLQSRDTLQSVVKLPLHSNQKSRFCADSNRISCKNLPGSDLRPLLQNKLAGEEDTLENKRLSVPFVRSQNPRVGCNSFTLPLAQPCLHHQPDKQSPEPSSGGVSVTSGSSVSSGGAASSKTRIRWTPDLHERFVESVNRLGGAEKATPKGILRLMDSEGLTIFHVKSHLQKYRIAKYMPESAEGKSERKACSNNIAQIDPKTMQITEALRVQLDVQRCLHEQLESQRNLQMRIEEQGRQLKMMFEQQQKTNKSLFQTENLDDLFPEKSISLEDIQVSTVGEGSESTHFHSEIS from the exons ATGAATACTCAAAAAATTGAGTGCCAAGATCCAAACAATGGATGTTTGAATGATTATACTTTTGAATTATCTGATTGCTCCTATGAGAGTTTTGGTTCTCGGCAGTCTTGGAACATGGGAGTTTGTTCCCAATCTCCATCATCAGCTATGGGAGGAGGATCTCTGCAGCCAAACCACAGGACAATGAATTCTGGTGTTACAATTTCAAGTCAATTCGAATCAACAACTTCTACTTTCTATACAACTGAAGACTCCATGGGTTATCCACAGTACCAGTATCAAGTTGGCAAACACCCCTGGTGCACCCAGCTTCACAAGAATTATGATCTAGCAATTCCATCATTACAGTCTTCTGAGGATCCCCTCTCTATTAACTCAGCAAAGCAAGATGATATTGACCTTCAATCAAGGGATACCTTGCAATCCGTAGTGAAGCTTCCGTTGCATAGCAATCAGAAATCTAGGTTTTGTGCCGATTCCAACAGaatctcttgtaaaaatttgccaGGGAGTGACCTCCGTCCACTTCTGCAAAATAAATTGGCAGGTGAAGAAGACACCTTAGAAAATAAGCGCCTCTCGGTCCCTTTTGTGAGAAGTCAGAATCCTAGA GTTGGTTGTAATTCATTCACCCTTCCACTAGCACAACCGTGCCTTCATCATCAGCCAGACAAGCAGTCTCCAGAACCTTCTTCAGGGGGTGTTTCTGTTActtctggcagttctgtttcaTCTGGAGGAGCTGCCTCAAGCAAAACACGGATTAGATGGACTCCAGATCTTCATGAGCGGTTTGTTGAATCTGTGAACCGTCTTGGGGGTGCAGAGA AGGCAACACCAAAGGGAATCCTGAGGTTGATGGACTCGGAAGGATTGACCATATTCCATGTGAAAAGCCATTTGCAG AAATATCGAATTGCCAAATACATGCCAGAATCTGCAGAAG GAAAATCTGAACGGAAAGCATGTTCGAACAACATAGCTCAGATTGATCCAAAAAC AATGCAAATCACGGAGGCACTGCGAGTGCAACTAGATGTACAGAGGTGTCTACATGAACAATTAGAG AGTCAGAGAAATCTACAAATGCGAATTGAAGAACAAGGGAGACAACTCAAAATGATGTTTGAACAGCAGCAAAAAACAAACAAGAGCCTTTTTCAGACTGAGAACTTGGATGATTTGTTCCCTGAAAAATCAATTAGTCTTGAGGATATTCAGGTCTCTACTGTAGGAGAAGGATCAGAGAGTACCCACTTCCACTCTGAAATAAGTTAA